A stretch of the Alosa alosa isolate M-15738 ecotype Scorff River chromosome 16, AALO_Geno_1.1, whole genome shotgun sequence genome encodes the following:
- the LOC125309299 gene encoding uncharacterized protein LOC125309299, with amino-acid sequence MRTSSKMLVSAAPTLYQARCHWTLVVLILCHLCLHTQNKARTQVQRWTGTHRKRRREDGPSAAANQRAPSETPEPPEQECSMDHCPAEEDIPVPRREYDDLNLKYCQLQEDYVNLRQELETLRAENVKLKEDLHKSTFSYTTVKCNITQLLFLTGLTSVVFEWLITKIMGSVERIHNKLTVEDHLLIILMKLRLGLCNTDLAYRFPVSKTTISNILRSWVPAMAFILKPLIKWPSKGAILKNMPKIFKRNFKRCRCIIDCTEIFKARPSSLTARAQTWSNYKHNNTIKYLIAISPAGAISFLSPGWGGRVSDKQITNESGFLKLLEPRDEVLADRGFLIRDELAAYGATLRIPHFTKGKKQLSAQEVDTARQLSRVRIHVERVIGRWKNFKILQTVIPVSQVNILDDVVIVCGALTNLCKSVVPK; translated from the exons ATGAGGACATCATCAAAAATGCTCGTGTCTGCGGCGCCCACTTTATATCAG GCGAGATGTCATTGGACTCTAGTAGTCCTGATTTTGTGCCATCtgtgtttacatacacaaaacaaaGCCAGAACCCAGGTGCAAAGATGGACAG GTACACataggaaaaggaggagagaagacggACCTAGTGCTGCAGCAAACCAACGTGCTCCTTCTGAAACTCCAGAACCTCCAGAACAAGAATGCAGCATGGATCATTGTCCTG CTGAAGAGGACATCCCAGTTCCAAGGAGAGAATATGATGATCTGAACCTGAAATACTGTCAACTTCAGGAGGACTATGTCAACCTGCGACAGGAATTGGAGACACTACGAGCAGAAAATGTAAAGCTGAAAGAGGATCTACACAAATCTACATTCTCCTACACCACTGTTAAATGCAACATTACACAATTGCTTTTTCTCACAGGACTGACCTCTGTGGTCTTTGAGTGGCTGATTACCAAAATAATGGGAAGCGTAGAGAGAATTCACAACAAACTTACAGTAGAGGACCACCTATTGATTATATTGATGAAATTAAGGTTGGGCCTATGCAATACTGACTTGGCTTATAGATTTCCGGTATCAAAAACCACCATATCAAATATTTTGCGGAGCTGGGTCCCTGCTATGGCCTTCATCCTCAAGCCACTCATTAAATGGCCAAGTAAGGGTGCAATACTGAAAAATATGCCAAAAATATTCAAGCGCAACTTTAAAAGATGCAGGTGCATAATAGATTGCACCGAAATTTTCAAAGCTAGACCTAGTAGTCTGACTGCCAGGGCCCAGACATGGTCAAACTATAAACACAACAACACCATTAAATATTTGATCGCCATCAGTCCAGCTGGTGCAATTTCATTTCTGTCTCCTGGGTGGGGAGGAAGGGTCTCAGACAAGCAGATCACTAATGAGTCAGGTTTCCTAAAACTTTTGGAGCCTAGGGATGAGGTTTTAGCTGACAGAGGATTTCTCATCAGAGACGAGCTTGCGGCCTATGGTGCAACCCTACGTATCCCTCATTTCACAAAAGGAAAGAAGCAGCTTTCTGCACAGGAAGTGGACACAGCTAGACAACTTTCCCGTGTAAGGATCCATGTAGAAAGAGTAATTGGTCGGTGGAAAAACTTTAAGATTTTGCAGACAGTTATTCCAGTGTCGCAGGTTAACATACTAGATGATGTTGTTATTGTATGTGGTGCCCTCACAAACCTCTGTAAGAGTGTTGTTCCCAAATGA